The Bacillus sp. B-jedd sequence GGCAGAAGGTAATTGTGCCCGTCAAGAACGACTTCCCCATTCAGCTTGATTATCCGGTCTCTTGAATTGTCCTTTCTTTCGACAACCACCGTGTCTCCGTTGCTTGGGTCTTTCAGTTTAATTTCTTTTTCAAGATTTGTTTTGTTTTTATCGCCTGCAACTGTTTCCCAATTGGTTACATAATATTTCTGCAGGAACTTCGTCGGGACGTTCGAATCAAATGTCATCCTGATAAAATTGTCAAAGTTCTTGTCCGATTGCCAGCCTTCGAAACCGGCCAGCTCGAAGCCGCCGAGAAGTGGATGATCAGCTGTTCCGCCTGCTTCCGGCCAGTTCAATACCCATGAATCCTTCTGGTGGTTGCCGATGAAGCGAAGGATTTCGGAGTTAATCCCTTTGCTTGACGGCCCGCCGTAATTCTTGTCAGTCGCCCAATGCTGCCATGTCGAGTGGTTCGCGATCGAGGTGCCGAATTCTGTCGTCACTCTCCAGCCGCGGTCGTTCATTTGCTCAGAAACACGGTCCGATTCCCATTGATCCTGATACCAGACATCAAGGTAAATGAAATCAAGGCCTGGCGCCGCTTTTTTCAACTGGTCCATCCTCGCAGCGCGCGCACCGGATGCCAGGTCCCTGATTTTGTTGATGACATAACCTTGGTCAAGCCATCCCCAGCCTCTTGAGTTCGGCCCTTCGATCAGTTCATCACTGAACGATTTCGCTTCCGGATATGTTTCCTGCGCGTTGATATGGACTCCGAATTCCGCATTGTACTTATGGCCTTCCTCAATAAGCGCATTCAAGTCCTTTTCACCGCCCATCCGTTCACCTACGTCGCCGTAATCCGGATGCGCGCTGTCATGCCCTTCATTTCCATAGCCTTTCAATAGGACAGCCTGCCCTAGTTCATCAGTGGAAAGGGCGACCTTTTTGACATTATCAAGTGTTTTAAGGAAAGGCTGCTGCACCTGGGAGCCAAAGTTCATGACAATCCGCGTGCCTACTAGATTGTTCACATTGTCCCCGCCTTTGATTGCCGGCATAATGCCGCGGTAGGCGATGGCGCCGTCCTGCCAATCAACGTTGTTATCCTCGTTCAAATCTTCCGCTATCGCGACTTTTACCGTCGGCATCAATTTCTGCGCTTCCGGCATGAACGAGCGATGATAATAAAGGGTGTTCGAACCGATGCCAAGTGCCTTTGCGCCATCCGCATTTTCGTAGCGGCTCGCGATCACGTTCAGGTAGCCGTTGACTTCCGAGCTTGACCATACACCCGCGCTCAGTTCATTGTTCGATACAAAGCCGACATAATAGGAAGCTTTCGAACCAATGCCCGCCATGGAGCCATTTATAGCTACATCGACATCGCCCGGCTTTGTCACATCGCTGCTCAAGTTGGCGAATCGCGCTTTTGCATTTTCCTCGCCCGAGTTCACCGAGGCAAAATTCAAATCGGCCAACTCGACGGTTTCAATTTTCGCGGAGCCCGCATTGGAAATATCGGTAAAACGGTAAATGACATTGTTGTCTTCAACCTTCAGCGAAACAGTAAACGACGCATCAAGATTTTCAATTTCATCTTTGACCTTTAATGTGTAGATGGCTTCACTGTCGCTCATTTTTTTGAACTGGACTTCAGGATAGTAAAGCAGGCCGTTTACTTTCAATCCATAAACAGGAGCCTCCTGGCCGTTCATTTCCTTCTCGCCGACCTGGTATTTAACCACTCGCGGGAAAACCTGGTCGATTGTGACGTTCATGTAGTCCGATTTCAATGTATCCAGCACCGGCGGGGTCGTCGGAGCCTTTGGCGGGATGATTTCCTTTATTTTGATATTGGCGATTGTGATATCCGCAGCTCCGCGGCTCTTCTCGAATCCGAGCAAGCCTGCCCGGTCGACGCCACCGGAAAGGGTCCAAGTAGTGACCTTCTGCCCGTCTATCGACAGGGTCGCTGTGTCGTCAATCACCTTCACGCTCAGCCGGTATGTCTGGCCGGCTTTCAATGGCGTGCCCTTCGTCATCCCGGTCCAAGTGTTTCTCGGCCCGAATATTTCTCCAAAATACTGATCGTTCGCATCACCTGTCCCTACATATGTATAGGCAGATGAATCCTGGACGCGGTAGAGCAGCCCGAACCGGTTCATGCTGTCTGTGCCAGGTGTGATATCCGCTTCGAAAATTCCATTTTTCACTTTCGGCCCGTTGTAGACGATGCGATTCTTTTGGGTGGAAGTGACCTTGTAGGTCGCAGAGCCATCCTCGTTATAAACAATCGACCCATCCCCTGTTAATACCGATAAATCGCCTTCCGTCAGGTTGGAGTCAACGAGATCGACAGGTTCCTCATTTTCAGGAGGATCAACCGGATCGACCGGATTTTCCGGCTCAACAGGTTCCCCTGCGCCATCCTTCAGCTCAATCAGCACCTGGCTGTTATCGCTGCCGAATCTGCCAAGCTTCACCGCTTCCTTTTCATTTAAAAGGTTCCCCGCGGCGGCAGGCAAAGTGACCTGTCCGAATAAATCCGCTCCGTTATATTCAGCTGTCAATTTCAAGCCATCATAGTCAATTTTAATCGTATTGCCGCTTCCTTTTTCAGGGAGCGCGGCGGCAGGCCTATTTTGCAGCCATGTGCCCTGCCCTTGGTATTTGTACTCGTAGAACCAGCCGCCCGCATCATAGCCGACAAACACAAAGTTATTGGCATCTTTATAATGCGGATAGAAACCGAATCTTGTCGCTTTCCCGTCTGTTTCCGGAATGAAGCTGTATTCAATCGTTCCCTTTTCCTTCGCAATTACATTCTTTTCCTGAAAAATCGCGGCTCTGGCCCCATTATCGTTCCCTTCACCGGAACCAAGCCTAACATAGCTCTTGCCGTTTACTTCAGCAACCTCATTAATTTCATTTCCCCCGGAGGATAAAGTCTGCCAAGGATTGCTTGCCTCGGCCGTCACCGATAATGGAGGAACCATGCTAACCAGTAATGCTGGCAAAATCAACATAAGTGACAAAAACGGATACAAGGTTTTTTTATAAAGCCGAATAACCAATTTATCTCCTCCTAGTGGTGCTATCGTTACAGTGAAGTTCAGAAAATGCCTTCTGCCTGATCAGGGCGGCACTTCCTCTTTCCACGCATGAAGCGGGTTGAACCTTCCTCCATGCCCATCCAGTTCGATCCCGGGGTTTGCCGGATGGCACACGGACTTGCCGGTTGCTTCCCTTAAGAACAAGGCTACTTTTATTAAAACGCTTACACAACCGGAATATTGCTATCTTTTGTAGAAATATTGCTTTTTTCTGATAATAGCCAATATACTGATAACTATAGGCAAAAAGGCCCATTACAGGCCTTTCACAACAATTTCCGATGCAATTTTTTCAACATATTTCGCTTGGATATATCCAGTTTTCGCTTCCATCGCATTTGCTGCTCCGCACGCCGAAGCAAGCCTTAAAACCTCTTCAAAACTATATCCTCGCGCAAGTCCCGCCGCTACTCCAGCGATGAATGAGTCTCCGGAGCCGACCGCGCTGACTGTCTCCACTTTAGCAGCTGCCACATAAAATCTCTTTCCTTCATAGAGGACAAAAGACCCATTTTCACCATCCGAAACGACAATCGCAGGTATCCCGTTTTCCGCAATCTGCGCCATCGCTTCCCAAATATCATCTTCACTCCCGCACGTTTTCCCGATCAGCTGTTCAAGCTCATGGCGGTTCGGCTTAATGAGGAACGGACGGGCGGAAAGACAGTTGGCCAATGCGTCCCCGCTCGTATCCAACAACACTTTCGCGCCGCCCCTGTTCGCCGTTTCAATAATCGATTGGTATAGTTCCGAGGACACTCCTTTCGGAAGCGAACCGCTAATAGCGACAATGCCGGCATCCTTGAGAAAGCCTTCTGCCGCCACCCTGAATTCTTCTGCTTCTTTTGCAGAAATGAAAGGCCCTTCCTCAAGGATTTCCGTCTGGCGTTTTTCACGGTCGATAAATGCGAGGCATTGCCTCGTCTCGCCCTCAATCTGCACAAACGCATCCGTGACTCCGAGCTTCCGAAGTTCACCCCGGATAAACACGCCGTTGCTCCCTCCAAGAAAACCTGTCGCCGTTACTTCCTCGCCGAGCAGCTTCAGCACTCGAGTCACATTCAGGCCTTTGCCGCCGGCCGTCTTGATCGGATTGGCGGTCCTTGTGCTTTCCCCAATCGCGAGTTCGTCCAGCCGGTAAGCGGTATCGATGGCCGGATTCAAGGTGACCGTCAGGATGCTATGCTTTTCCATTGCAACCGCACATAAGAATTTTATTGATGACTACCTGTTTCATCGCTTCCTTGCCAGGAGTCATATATTTTCGCGGATCGTTCGCATCGGGATGCTCAAGGAAATACGATTTCACCGCATCGGAAAACGGGATTTTCAAATCTGTCGCAATATTAACCTTGCAGATGCCAAGATCGATGGAGCGCCTGACCATTTCCTCTGGTATGTCGGAGGCACCGTGCAGGACGAGCGGGATATCGACGACAGACTGGATTTCTTTCAGACGGCCGAAGTCAATTTTCGGTTCGCCTTTATAAAGGCCGTGTGCCGTCCCGATTGCCACAGCGAGGGAATCAATTCCGGTCAGCTGGCAAAATTCCTTCGCCTGGTCAGGATTCGTGAACTTCGCGTCCTTCTCATCGACGACAAGGTCATCCTCAATTCCGCCGAGGCGCCCTAGTTCAGCCTCGACCGAAACGCCATGCTGATGAGCGTATTCGACTACTTCTTTGACAATCCTCACATTGTCTTCAAACGAATGGTGTGAGGCATCGATCATCGCCGATGTGAATCCCATTTCGATATAAGTCTTGATTTCTTCCAAACTCTCAAAATGGTCAAGATGAAGGGCGATTGGGATCGAATATCGTTTCGCGGCTGTCTCGGCAATGGCGACGAGATAATCCCCGCCTGAATAGTTAATTGTCCCAGGCGTGCTGGCAAAAATGACTGGAGACTCCAATTCCGCGGCCGTCTCGGCGACAACCTGGAAGGTTTCCAGATTATGAATATTGAAGGCTGGGATTGCATATCCCTGCTCCTGTGCCTTCTTGAACATATCAATTGTGTTGACGAGGCCTGTACCGGCCAAGCTATTCCTGCTCATGTTGCAGTCATCCTCCTTATATACGGCTTTTTTTGCAAAAGGCTCTGCTATCGTTGATTGTTGATTTCCACTCCGGGGACATGCTTTCCGCGGGGCGAAGCATCTACCTGCACCACCTTCATGAGAAACATTCATGAATTTGCTTCGTGCTGCTTTGCGACGAGCTGAAGGTTCTCTTCCCCGAATAGTCTGTGGCGCAGGAGATTCTTTTTGGAGCCTCCTCGGCGTCATAGACGCCTGTTTGTCCAGCTGCAGCGCCTAGCCCCTCGAGGTCGCTTCGGTCCCGAATGTGAAGTCAAAGAACGACTTCCCCTTCTGGCCCTCCAGCGCTTGTCGGGGCTGACCAAGGCGCTTCCACTTTTCGAGGGTCTCCACGTGCCGCTTCATCCCGCCGGAGTCAGTCCCCTCCGTTCCAATCAACTTCATTGAAAATCAACTTCACCTTAAACTGAGCCTTGCAAAAAGCCGCCTTTCCTTCGACAGGTTTCCGGAATGGGAACCCTGCCAAAACACTTTTAATCGAAATCGTAGATGGTCACGCCTTTGACCACCCGGTTCACCCTGCCCGATGGGGAAGGATTGTCCGGGGTGATACCAAGATGAATAGAATTAAAGAAAGCATACAGCTGGCCGTAAATGACGTAATCCAGCGCCAGCAGGGAATCATCAAGCCCGGCTCCTTCGTTCGGAATCACAATGGCTGTGTCGCAGCAGCCGCTTAGCTCCCCGCTGTCTGCGTCGGCAAAAGCGACTACTGTCTTCTCCCCTCCGTCCTGCTTCAATTCTTTTAATAAATCAATCTCGTATTTCCTCGTATATGGATCATTTGATAAGTAAACGAAAATCAGCGTTTCGTCATCGACAATTGACTTCGGGCCGTGCCTGAAACCAAGAACGGTTTCAAAGAAGGTCGGGATTTTGCCGGCCGCAAGCTCAAGGTTCTTCAGGCTCGTTTCCTGAGCGAGGCCTTTCAGCAGCCCTGAGCCAAGATAAACAACCTTTTTCTTGTCCAATCCGACAATCTTTCTGACATCCTCTAATTGGGTCTCTAAGATCCGTTCGGAAATTTCAGCTGTCCGTGCCGCTTCAGACTTGAAGGTTTCAAATTCGCCAAGCTGGAAAATCGCAAGCGCGGAAAGGTACATGCACGTGAACGAGCTTGTCATCGCAAACCCTTTATCATTCGATTCTTCCGGCATCAGTAGCAGAAGTGTATCACCTCTATCGTTCGCTGCCTCTTTGGCCAGCTGGCCGTCCGAGTTGCACGTGATGATGATTTGCTTCATGTTTTTCACGAGTTTTTTTGCCAAATGATATGCCCCGACAGATTCCGGGCTGTTGCCGCTTCTTGCAAAAGAAACAAGGACGGTCGGAACGTCGGGCTTAAAATAATTGAGTGGGCTCGCGACAATATCGGTCGTCGCAATCGACTCGACCTGGACCGGCAAAAGCCTCCTCAGTGTCGGTGCCGCCAAATCGCCCGCGTACGCCGATGTACCGGCGCCAGTGAAAATAATGCGGGCCTTTTCTTCAAATACATTTTCATTGATAAATGCTTCAATCGCATCCTTGTTCTTCTCAATCGATTCCAATGCCGCGAGCCAAAGCCGCGGTTGCTGCTGGATTTCGCGGATGGTGTGCGCACCGCCCGCCAGAGCTGTTTCGCCCAGCTTACCCAGGATACTCATATTGTAAAACCTCCTCTTTGTAAAGGGCTGTGTTCTGGGTCTGTTGATTTCCGTTCTTCATTGAACACAGCCTAGTGCAAATATCCGCCTGGTTGGTCTACACGATTTCGCGGATAACATTTTTTAAACTAAGCGCATGGCTTATCGTACCGCCTGATGCTCAAACATCCGCAGGCCGGCCCCTACGATGCCATTGTTGCTGCCCAGCCTGCTGATGCTCATCTGCCCGAGGATGTGGCGCTGCTCGGGAATGAGATGCCTTGCCAGATTCTTTTTGACAAGGTTGAGCAGGAACGGGTTGTGGGTGATCACGCTGCCGCCGAACACAATGCAATGCGGATCAAGCAAACAATTGATTGCATACACTGCTTGGGCAAGCGTTTCGGTCATGTCATTGATGATTGGCTGGTATTGGTGCTCACCTTCCAAATAACCTTGAAAAATGCCCGCCGCCGTCTCCCCTTCGAAATTGAGGGCCGAGGCAGCGAGGCTTTG is a genomic window containing:
- a CDS encoding SIS domain-containing protein, producing the protein MSILGKLGETALAGGAHTIREIQQQPRLWLAALESIEKNKDAIEAFINENVFEEKARIIFTGAGTSAYAGDLAAPTLRRLLPVQVESIATTDIVASPLNYFKPDVPTVLVSFARSGNSPESVGAYHLAKKLVKNMKQIIITCNSDGQLAKEAANDRGDTLLLLMPEESNDKGFAMTSSFTCMYLSALAIFQLGEFETFKSEAARTAEISERILETQLEDVRKIVGLDKKKVVYLGSGLLKGLAQETSLKNLELAAGKIPTFFETVLGFRHGPKSIVDDETLIFVYLSNDPYTRKYEIDLLKELKQDGGEKTVVAFADADSGELSGCCDTAIVIPNEGAGLDDSLLALDYVIYGQLYAFFNSIHLGITPDNPSPSGRVNRVVKGVTIYDFD
- a CDS encoding tagatose bisphosphate family class II aldolase, with the translated sequence MSRNSLAGTGLVNTIDMFKKAQEQGYAIPAFNIHNLETFQVVAETAAELESPVIFASTPGTINYSGGDYLVAIAETAAKRYSIPIALHLDHFESLEEIKTYIEMGFTSAMIDASHHSFEDNVRIVKEVVEYAHQHGVSVEAELGRLGGIEDDLVVDEKDAKFTNPDQAKEFCQLTGIDSLAVAIGTAHGLYKGEPKIDFGRLKEIQSVVDIPLVLHGASDIPEEMVRRSIDLGICKVNIATDLKIPFSDAVKSYFLEHPDANDPRKYMTPGKEAMKQVVINKILMCGCNGKA
- the pfkB gene encoding 1-phosphofructokinase encodes the protein MEKHSILTVTLNPAIDTAYRLDELAIGESTRTANPIKTAGGKGLNVTRVLKLLGEEVTATGFLGGSNGVFIRGELRKLGVTDAFVQIEGETRQCLAFIDREKRQTEILEEGPFISAKEAEEFRVAAEGFLKDAGIVAISGSLPKGVSSELYQSIIETANRGGAKVLLDTSGDALANCLSARPFLIKPNRHELEQLIGKTCGSEDDIWEAMAQIAENGIPAIVVSDGENGSFVLYEGKRFYVAAAKVETVSAVGSGDSFIAGVAAGLARGYSFEEVLRLASACGAANAMEAKTGYIQAKYVEKIASEIVVKGL
- a CDS encoding endo-alpha-N-acetylgalactosaminidase family protein; protein product: MLILPALLVSMVPPLSVTAEASNPWQTLSSGGNEINEVAEVNGKSYVRLGSGEGNDNGARAAIFQEKNVIAKEKGTIEYSFIPETDGKATRFGFYPHYKDANNFVFVGYDAGGWFYEYKYQGQGTWLQNRPAAALPEKGSGNTIKIDYDGLKLTAEYNGADLFGQVTLPAAAGNLLNEKEAVKLGRFGSDNSQVLIELKDGAGEPVEPENPVDPVDPPENEEPVDLVDSNLTEGDLSVLTGDGSIVYNEDGSATYKVTSTQKNRIVYNGPKVKNGIFEADITPGTDSMNRFGLLYRVQDSSAYTYVGTGDANDQYFGEIFGPRNTWTGMTKGTPLKAGQTYRLSVKVIDDTATLSIDGQKVTTWTLSGGVDRAGLLGFEKSRGAADITIANIKIKEIIPPKAPTTPPVLDTLKSDYMNVTIDQVFPRVVKYQVGEKEMNGQEAPVYGLKVNGLLYYPEVQFKKMSDSEAIYTLKVKDEIENLDASFTVSLKVEDNNVIYRFTDISNAGSAKIETVELADLNFASVNSGEENAKARFANLSSDVTKPGDVDVAINGSMAGIGSKASYYVGFVSNNELSAGVWSSSEVNGYLNVIASRYENADGAKALGIGSNTLYYHRSFMPEAQKLMPTVKVAIAEDLNEDNNVDWQDGAIAYRGIMPAIKGGDNVNNLVGTRIVMNFGSQVQQPFLKTLDNVKKVALSTDELGQAVLLKGYGNEGHDSAHPDYGDVGERMGGEKDLNALIEEGHKYNAEFGVHINAQETYPEAKSFSDELIEGPNSRGWGWLDQGYVINKIRDLASGARAARMDQLKKAAPGLDFIYLDVWYQDQWESDRVSEQMNDRGWRVTTEFGTSIANHSTWQHWATDKNYGGPSSKGINSEILRFIGNHQKDSWVLNWPEAGGTADHPLLGGFELAGFEGWQSDKNFDNFIRMTFDSNVPTKFLQKYYVTNWETVAGDKNKTNLEKEIKLKDPSNGDTVVVERKDNSRDRIIKLNGEVVLDGHNYLLPWVEQDFKTPTPDSKKLYHWNLKGGESTWALPDEYAGASKVYIYKLTDQGRTEMKEVSVVGNKVTLTAEAATPYVVVPVKSDGLKVSDWSKDAHVYDTGFNSGTVNDQFTTVKGDVEAVNVVRTNQTGTSRNLSSGDYYLQIDSPSEKTEMSRTITNLVPGKEYVAEVYVDNQSDVKASIAVKHAKKNASNYTLRSLQKNYVKADSHATNDGYNSKMQRMQVSFTAQKETAELILGREAGEGWTKFDDIRIVEKALNNVVKDSPTKFVQDFESVVQGIYPFVIGNTEGVEDNRIHLAEKHAPYTQKGWAGKKLVDDVLGGNWSVKVNTGNSGLIYRTIPQHFRFKEGKVYKVSFDYQTTAGSYRFISGDQENDARKIADVKGLSINELLPASTETKTAEFIIEGSANGQSYIGIFSDGASLNMDTGAGTFMLDNLRIEEIPPGLAYKDLGQEKDEE